In the Centroberyx gerrardi isolate f3 chromosome 9, fCenGer3.hap1.cur.20231027, whole genome shotgun sequence genome, one interval contains:
- the gng12b gene encoding guanine nucleotide-binding protein G(I)/G(S)/G(O) subunit gamma-12 isoform X1, giving the protein MSSKMQSSSSIAHARRTVQQLRIEASIERIKVSKASSDLMHYCGEHAKNDPLLMGIPASENPFKDKKPCAILCRLHQRAPRDN; this is encoded by the exons ATGTCATCGAAAATGCAGAGCTCCAGTAGCATAGCTCATGCCAGGCGGACGGTGCAGCAGCTGAGGATAGAGGCCAGCATCGAGAGGATAAAG GTGTCCAAGGCCTCGTCAGACCTGATGCACTACTGTGGAGAACATGCCAAGAATGACCCGCTACTCATGGGGATCCCCGCCTCAGAAAACCCTTTCAAGGACAAGAAGCCTTGCGCTATACT ATGCCGATTACACCAAAGAGCACCAAGAGACAACTGA
- the gng12b gene encoding guanine nucleotide-binding protein G(I)/G(S)/G(O) subunit gamma-12 isoform X2, producing MSSKMQSSSSIAHARRTVQQLRIEASIERIKVSKASSDLMHYCGEHAKNDPLLMGIPASENPFKDKKPCAIL from the exons ATGTCATCGAAAATGCAGAGCTCCAGTAGCATAGCTCATGCCAGGCGGACGGTGCAGCAGCTGAGGATAGAGGCCAGCATCGAGAGGATAAAG GTGTCCAAGGCCTCGTCAGACCTGATGCACTACTGTGGAGAACATGCCAAGAATGACCCGCTACTCATGGGGATCCCCGCCTCAGAAAACCCTTTCAAGGACAAGAAGCCTTGCGCTATACTGTAG
- the gadd45ab gene encoding growth arrest and DNA-damage-inducible, alpha, b, with amino-acid sequence MCNMTFEETSGDNSSERMESVEKALEEVLSSALPQGCITVGVYEAAKSLNVDPDNVVLCLLATDDEEDVALQIHFTLIQAFCCENDINILRVSNMRRLAEILGGVKPGGEPMDLHCVLVTNPQSSSWKDPALSKVNRFCRDSRCLDQWVPVINLPD; translated from the exons ATGTGCAATATGACTTTTGAAGAAACCAGTGGAGATAATTCTTCAGAAAG GATGGAATCGGTGGAAAAAGCGTTGGAGGAAGTGCTCAGCTCTGCATTACCACAGGGTTGCATCACTGTCGGGGTGTACGAGGCAGCAAAGTCACTGAATGT GGATCCAGACAATGTGGTCTTGTGTCTGCTGGCCACAGACGACGAAGAGGATGTGGCCCTTCAGATTCATTTCACCTTAATCCAGGCATTCTGCTGCGAGAATGACATCAACATCCTGCGAGTGAGCAACATGAGGCGCCTGGCAGAGATACTCGGTGGAGTGAAGCCTGGAGGGGAGCCCATGGACTTGCACTGTGTTCTAGTTACT AACCCTCAGTCGTCGTCCTGGAAAGACCCTGCACTGAGCAAAGTCAACAGATTCTGCAGGGACAGTCGGTGTTTGGACCAGTGGGTGCCTGTCATTAACCTGCCTGACTGA
- the sec16b gene encoding protein transport protein Sec16B, with protein MDPRGNPWPETGRHSHRARDREDYSRSSYQDRDQHYPPPDPRERERQRAQPDPRHSAYFTSHPAARPEYTPSAYSTQQYAYGYGRPEHARPQSRHGYDYPAHSHWEYRDNYGYYNHEYYRGQRGHPDAGQWAPQDSWRSDRYHDRTYEQEPSGSSYTEEYRHDQQRDSSQHYLNDYDDNPSRENEEVSSYYPGTLASSKNSGMSSSSYELSQYINGAEHSDPVPQSGHTVSDAEHVPVAVHGMAAPLKYSIPHAVVSFGPAGQLIRVTPGFSTQEKASQLEIHSLEVILGETQEQLEMRKFPGPFTREDLHKVDAIEFAHQRADACMRDDKLHDRSSAALLWNLLILLCRQNGQIVGSDIAELLMQDPHSHGTWDSDVATLIDFSEGPTPETEPCNGDDLLTGHLTSSSTEASQQALQSYTKLLLAGRKKEALESAMSSGLWGHALFLASKMDNRSYTTVLNRFTGQLTASDPLQTLFQMLSGRIPAVATCYGNEKWGDWKPHLAVLLSNETGDPAIQQRAIITMGDTLASRGLIHAAHVCYLTAYAPFGVFTQKADRLVLLGSSHRLPFPDFAKNSAIQCTELFEYCQTLGGKYFSIPSFQVYKFLYAARLLDCGLASQAFHYCELVGQAILRQKEPFLVLTGEVVKLAEQLRHSEGHFSEAGGSGPALDPDWLKQLRLRHHSLQMGTYAGIETCQPPPEGSALASEDNKVCSESDLDDLRSGVQSPEAELLYYRSTEEEVPQVGGQNEDMTALSWDIRGAENWQPQANSPPPLTVVYAPPMPTVAGSQDFSYHNTDSAEVRTGPPNFHLNDLPSATEGGESSSGIGMMGGQMNAMLEVDYSHGGQRQQTIPQVMASDSKASEPTDIPPKQSTKGGWFSGWFKSKPNDDQQENSVQANPAQTEPVPATMFCPPPPPAMGSPAMFPSQPSSAGINPFSRKAGSLIPLSPNKVGISQYRPKSGYMTAALFKCLT; from the exons ATGGATCCCAGAGGTAACCCCTGGCCGGAGACTGGCCGTCACTcccacagagcgagagacagagaggactaCTCCAGGTCCTCCTACCAGGACAGGGACCAGCACTACCCTCCACCTGaccccagagagagggagaggcagcggGCTCAGCCAGATCCACGCCACAGCGCCTACTTCACCAGTCATCCTGCCGCCAGACCAGAGTACACACCCAGCGCTTACAGCACTCAGCAGTATGCTTATGGCTATGGTCGACCAGAGCATGCACGACCCCAGTCCAG GCATGGGTATGACTATCCAGCCCACAGCCACTGGGAATACAGGGACAATTATGGTTATTATAACCATGAGTATTACAGAGGACAGCGGGGGCATCCAG ACGCTGGCCAGTGGGCTCCCCAAGACTCATGGAGATCGGACCGTTATCATGACAGAACATACGAGCAGGAACCTTCAGGAAGCTCCTACACAGAGGAGTACAG GCATgaccaacagagagacagctccCAGCATTACCTCAATGACTACGACGATAATCCCTCCAGAGAGAATGAGGAGGTTTCCTCTTATTACCCCGGGACCCTAGCAAGTTCCAAAAACTCAGGGATGTCCTCTAGTAGCTACGAGCTGAGTCAGTACATTAATGGAGCTGAACATAGTGACCCTGTCCCACAGTCTGGTCACACTGTATCTGATGCAG AGCATGTGCCTGTGGCTGTGCATGGGATGGCAGCTCCTCTGAAATACTCCATCCCTCATGCTGTTGTCAGCTTCGGGCCTGCAGGCCAGCTGATACGAGTCACTCCGGGCTTTTCCACACAGGAGAAGGCTAGCCAGCTGGAGATCCACAGTCTGGAA GTCATTCTTGGTGAGACACAGGAACAGCTAGAGATGAGAAAGTTCCCTGGACCTTTTACTAG GGAAGACTTGCACAAAGTAGATGCCATTGAGTTTGCCCACCAGAGGGCAGACGCCTGCATGAGAGACGACAAGCTGCATGACAGgagctctgctgctctcttgtGGAATCTACTGATACTGCTGTGCAGACAGAACGGA CAAATAGTTGGATCAGATATCGCAGAGCTGCTGATGCAGGACCCGCATTCACATGGAACCTGGGACTCAGATGTTGCCACACTTATCGACTTCAGTGAGGGTCCAACACCTGAAACAGAGCCTTGCAATGGAGATGACTTGCTCACGGGACATCTAACCAGCTCCAGCACTGAGGCCTCGCAGCAGGCCCTGCAGAGCTACACTAAGCTGCTCCTGGCTGGAAGAAAGAAG GAGGCCTTAGAGTCGGCCATGAGCAGCGGCCTGTGGGGGCATGCCCTTTTCCTGGCCAGCAAAATGGACAACAGGTCTTATACCACTGTGTTGAACAG GTTTACAGGCCAGCTAACAGCCAGCGATCCCCTCCAGACTCTGTTTCAGATGCTTTCTGGGAGAATCCCTGCTGTAGCCACG TGCTATGGAAATGAAAAATGGGGAGATTGGAAGCCCCATCTGGCTGTTTTGCTGTCCAATGAGACAGGAGATCCCGCCATACAACAGAGGGCTATCATCACTATGGGGGACACACTAG CCTCAAGAGGCCTTATACATGCTGCCCATGTGTGCTACCTGACAGCCTACGCTCCCTTTGGGGTCTTCACTCAGAAGGCAGACAGGCTGGTGCTTCTGGGCAGCAGCCACAG GCTCCCTTTCCCAGACTTTGCCAAAAACTCTGCCATCCAATGCACTGAGTTGTTTGAGTACTGCCAGACACTTGGAGGCAAATACTTTTCAATTCCATCTTTTCAG GTGTATAAATTCCTGTATGCCGCTAGACTACTGGACTGTGGGCTTGCATCTCAGGCCTTCCATTACTGTGAGTTGGTAGGACAGGCAATTCTCAGACAGAAGGAGCCTTTCCTTGTGCTGACTGGAGAGGTTGTTAAG CTGGCAGAGCAGCTGCGACACTCCGAGGGCCACTTCAGTGAAGCAGGGGGCAGCGGGCCTGCACTGGACCCCGACTGGCTCAAACAGCTGCGCTTAAGGCACCACAGCTTACAG ATGGGGACTTATGCTGGTATTGAAACATGCCAGCCACCTCCTGAGGGAAGTGCTTTGGCCTCTGAGGATAACAAAGTGTGTTCAG AATCTGACTTGGACGACCTAAGGAGTGGTGTCCAGAGTCCAGAGGCTGAACTCCTTTATTACAGAAGTACTGAAGAAGAAGTGCCTCAGGTTGGAGGACAAAATGAGGACATGACAGCATTGTCATGGGACATCAGGGGAGCTGAGAACTGGCA GCCACAGGCCAATTCTCCCCCACCACTAACAGTGGTTTATGCTCCTCCAATGCCCACAGTGGCTGGGAGCCAAGACTTTAGTTATCATAACACAGATAGTGCTGAAGTCAGGACTGGCCCACCtaattttcatttgaatgatctCCCTTCAGCAACAGAGG GCGGTGAGTCTTCCTCTGGAATAGGCATG ATGGGGGGTCAGATGAATGCTATGCTGGAGGTTGACTACAGTCACGGGGGGCAAAGGCAACAGACCATCCCGCAGGTTATGGCTTCAGACAGCAAGGCCTCAGAACCGACCGACATCCCACCAAAACAG AGCACCAAGGGAGGGTGGTTTAGTGGATGGTTCAAATCGAAGCCCAATGATGACCAACAGGAGAATTCAGTGCAAGCCAACCCAGCTCAGACT gaGCCAGTACCTGCTACCATGTtctgcccccctcctccgcctGCCATGGGCTCTCCTGCTATGTTTCCATCCCAACCCTCATCTGCTGGGATCAATCCCTTTTCAAGGAAAGCAG GATCGCTGATACCACTCTCACCCAACAAAGTGGGAATATCACAGTACCGGCCAAAAAGTGGGTACATGACTGCCGCACTATTCAAGTGCTTGACCTGA
- the znf648 gene encoding uncharacterized protein znf648, translating to MFYLNPQTPNWTLAEKFAELSSGGERGVCDEHYSQESLQCAEYIEVNKPYGPTEGHLDTVQHEENNCTKDVKSHEVRSDHSASHRVSKLKELNVDSQECSRDGGVNNSTEKNVNNPPIKDAILLDACEDGKVPRLFAAMKKRSGGGDTEHRPYKCTHCHWAFKKFCNLQSHLDTHTGLKPHVCDICGKAYSHQGTLQQHKRLHTGERPYHCPFCVKTYIWSSDYRKHIRTHTGEKPYVCDTCGKDFVRSSDLRKHERNMHTNDKPFPCTHCGKTFNKPLSLQRHERKHLGERPFCCPDCGKAFALASRMAEHQKIHRGVRPYVCSVCSKCFTKSSNLLEHEAIHSGVRPHKCADCGVAFAMASRLVRHQYVHSRERPFSCTGCSMSFSHLTTLKHHQEQTCAGRIFVCVECDKSFPCASKLAQHRLSHKDSSD from the coding sequence ATGTTTTATCTTAACCCTCAAACACCAAACTGGACTCTTGCGGAGAAGTTTGCTGAGCTTTCATcaggaggggaaaggggagTTTGTGATGAGCACTACAGTCAGGAATCCTTGCAATGCGCTGAATATATCGAGGTCAACAAACCATATGGACCTACTGAAGGACACTTGGACACTGTGCAACATGAGGAAAACAACTGCACCAAAGACGTCAAGAGCCACGAGGTACGGAGTGATCATTCAGCCAGTCACAGGGTATCAAAGTTGAAAGAGCTAAATGTTGACTCTCAGGAATGTTCTCGGGATGGAGGTGTGAATAACAGTACAGAGAAGAATGTAAATAATCCTCCCATAAAGGATGCGATATTATTGGATGCCTGCGAGGACGGCAAGGTCCCTCGACTTTTTGCAGCCATGAAAAAGCGCAGTGGTGGAGGTGACACAGAGCACCGCCCCTACAAGTGCACACACTGCCACTGGGCTTTTAAGAAGTTCTGCAACCTGCAGAGccatttggacacacacaccggcCTGAAGCCACATGTGTGCGATATATGTGGCAAAGCGTACTCTCACCAAGGCACGCTGCAGCAGCACAAGCGTCTCCACACCGGTGAAAGACCTTACCACTGCCCCTTCTGTGTCAAGACCTATATCTGGTCCTCAGATTACCGCAAGCATATCCGTACACACACTGGTGAAAAGCCCTACGTCTGTGATACTTGTGGCAAGGACTTTGTGCGTTCCTCTGACCTCCGAAAGCATGAGcggaacatgcacaccaatgaCAAGCCCTTTCCGTGCACACACTGCGGAAAGACCTTCAACAAACCGCTCTCCCTGCAGCGCCATGAGCGTAAGCACCTGGGGGAAAGGCCTTTCTGTTGCCCCGACTGTGGGAAGGCCTTTGCTTTGGCCAGTCGCATGGCAGAGCACCAGAAGATCCACAGAGGGGTGCGTCCGTACGTCTGCTCGGTGTGCTCCAAGTGTTTCACCAAGTCCTCCAATCTGCTCGAGCACGAGGCCATTCACAGCGGAGTGCGGCCCCATAAGTGCGCAGACTGCGGGGTGGCCTTTGCCATGGCTTCCCGCCTGGTTCGTCACCAGTATGtccacagtagagagagacccTTCAGCTGCACAGGCTGCAGCATGAGCTTCAGCCACCTAACCACACTGAAGCATCACCAAGAGCAAACCTGTGCTGGGAGGATCTTTGTCTGTGTGGAGTGTGACAAATCTTTCCCGTGTGCCTCAAAGCTCGCACAGCATAGGCTGAGCCACAAGGACAGCAGTGACTGA
- the glulb gene encoding glutamine synthetase produces MATSASAQLSKAVKQQYMDLPQGDKVQAMYIWIDGSGEGLRCKTRTLDSEPKTIEDLPEWNFDGSSTYQSEGSNSDMFLIPAAMFRDPFRKDPNKLVLCEVLKYNRKPAETNLRQTCKQIMNMVDNNHPWFGMEQEYTILGTDGHPFGWPSNGFPGPQGPYYCGVGADKAYGRDIVEAHYRACLYAGVQICGTNAEVMPAQWEFQVGPCEGINMGDHLWVARFILHRVCEDFGVVASFDPKPIPGNWNGAGCHTNFSTKEMRDDGGLKTIEESIERLGKRHSYHIRAYDPKGGLDNARRLTGHHETSNIHEFSAGVANRGASIRIPRSVGQDKKGYFEDRRPSANCDPYVVTEALIRTCLLKEEGDEPTDYSK; encoded by the exons ATGGCCACCTCAGCAAGTGCACAGCTGAGCAAAGCTGTGAAGCAGCAGTACATGGATCTCCCCCAAGGAGATAAGGTCCAAGCCATGTACATTTGGATAGATGGATCTGGAGAAGGACTGCGCTGCAAGACCAGAACTTTGGATTCTGAGCCCAAGACCATTGAGG ATCTTCCTGAGTGGAACTTTGACGGCTCCAGCACCTACCAGTCAGAGGGCTCAAACAGTGACATGTTCCTGATACCTGCAGCCATGTTCAGGGACCCGTTCAGGAAAGACCCCAACAAGCTGGTTCTCTGTGAAGTGCTCAAGTACAACCGCAAGCCTGCGG AGACCAATCTCCGCCAGACCTGTAAGCAGATCATGAACATGGTGGACAATAACCACCCTTGGTTCGGTATGGAACAGGAGTATACCATCCTCGGAACAGATGGGCATCCCTTTGGCTGGCCCTCCAATGGCTTCCCAGGTCCTCAAG GGCCTTATTACTGTGGAGTGGGAGCAGATAAGGCGTACGGACGGGACATAGTGGAGGCCCACTACCGAGCCTGTCTGTATGCTGGGGTTCAGATCTGTGGAACCAATGCTGAAGTCATGCCAGCTCAG TGGGAGTTCCAGGTTGGGCCTTGTGAAGGCATCAACATGGGTGACCATTTGTGGGTTGCTCGCTTCATCCTTCACAGAGTGTGTGAAGATTTTGGTGTAGTGGCATCGTTTGACCCCAAACCTATCCCAGGGAACTGGAATGGTGCTGGCTGCCACACCAACTTCAGCACAAAGGAGATGCGCGACGATGGTGGATTGAA AACCATTGAGGAGTCGATCGAAAGGCTGGGGAAGAGGCACAGCTACCACATCCGGGCCTATGATCCCAAAGGGGGGCTTGACAATGCCAGGCGTCTGACCGGTCATCATGAAACATCAAACATCCATGAGTTCTCAGCTGGTGTGGCCAATCGCGGAGCCAGCATCCGCATCCCTCGCTCAGTGGGCCAGGACAAGAAGGGTTACTTCGAGGACCGCCGCCCGTCTGCCAACTGTGACCCTTACGTTGTCACAGAGGCCCTGATACGCACGTGTTTACTTAAAGAAGAGGGCGATGAACCCACAGATTACAGCAAATGA